The Gossypium arboreum isolate Shixiya-1 chromosome 4, ASM2569848v2, whole genome shotgun sequence DNA segment GGCGCACTTAAGGAACCTAGggtttctaaaaatattttgattttggacAACTTGAGCTTTGTATTGGATTTGGGTTTAATTAATGGACTACtctaatttaatttgtttttttattgAATTGTTTTCTGTTTATTTGCTTTGTCTTGGGCCGGGCTAAATTGGCCCATTACAGTATGTATGAACAAATAAACAGTCTTGAAATCTACTTCAGCAAGGTATTCCTTttattttatgatgatttagAAAAGAACAATCGCATCCATCTTTAAATGCATTGACAAGCACGCACCACGAACACAATCACTTTTAGGCATCTTGATCTTCATCCACTTTTCATGAATTAAATTTTGTGCAGTCCGTTCTTATCTCTCCTTCATTCCCGGATTTGACTCCCACCCTCCCAAGTTTCCTCATTGCTGTGATAAAGGCTCCATTAAAGTTGCCAGGGTTGCTAGCAAAATCTCTTACAGTTGGTTGAGATGCTGGATCACTGAAAAGCACCTCGTCTGAAGTGAACAAGCCCTTCCCAGAAACAAGATTCTGGTAATACACATTGTCGAAAGTTAGTGGGGTTTCAGGGTCCATGTTGATGGCAATGCTGGGGTCTACATTTTGAGGGCAGGCTTGCATCAACTGTTGTGCGTAGTTTGGGTCCAAACTAGGATCGACAACTGAAGATGAAGAGAAGGAGTATAAGCGATTCGAAAAGCGATTGCAATGAGAGAAGCCTAGAGTATGAGCTCCTGAGAGGGCAATCATATCGAATTGCGTAAGGTTGTTTTTAGCAAAAATGGTGTTGAGTTGAACAAGGTTGAATTCTGGATCTGGTAAGTTCCCTGCTACCTTGGATGCTTGGGATACGAGGCCATCTCGACGTCCTAATTCTACTTCCCAAGAAGGGCCACCAGCCTATGATTTTATTCACAAATAATCAGTATGGTTATGTATTGCGAGGGACTAGTTTTAGTTTTGCCAGGAAAATGGTTGAGCATTCCTTACCAGTACTACAACATCCCTTGCTGCAAGTGCTAAAATATCGGCACAAGAGACAATTCCTGGGCATTGTATTTCCACTGCCTGCTTTGCCTTGATTACGGTGTCGAATCCATCTCCTGCGAGGGAGAGATTGTCTTGAGCATCCTTTTCTGCATCTCCATTTGGTGATGCTATCATGACTGATGTATCACATCCCTGCAAAAGACAGCACTTTATATTAATGTGTCTGTTATTGACAACAAAACAGGTGATATCATGTGTTGTTAGACCTTCCCTGTTTCACCATGTC contains these protein-coding regions:
- the LOC108458154 gene encoding peroxidase 55-like, with translation MEVLKRGLVLLMVFMVFQRGEGQLFENFYRGTCPNLEMIVKQVVSIKFSQTFVTIPATLRLFFHDCFVEGCDTSVMIASPNGDAEKDAQDNLSLAGDGFDTVIKAKQAVEIQCPGIVSCADILALAARDVVVLAGGPSWEVELGRRDGLVSQASKVAGNLPDPEFNLVQLNTIFAKNNLTQFDMIALSGAHTLGFSHCNRFSNRLYSFSSSSVVDPSLDPNYAQQLMQACPQNVDPSIAINMDPETPLTFDNVYYQNLVSGKGLFTSDEVLFSDPASQPTVRDFASNPGNFNGAFITAMRKLGRVGVKSGNEGEIRTDCTKFNS